Part of the Pedobacter sp. MC2016-14 genome is shown below.
TTACCACTGTCACTTTCAAAAAATTACATGTACCGCGTTCCTTTTCATTTAAATGAATTGATTGCGGTAGGTAAGCGCGTTATAGTTCAATTTGGGAAGAATAAAATTTACACCGCTCTAGTAAAAAGTATTCATACTACTGCTCCGGAACATTACGAAGCCAAATACATCATTGATGTAATTGACGAGCATCCTGTTGTCAATGCACTTCAGTTTGAATTTTGGGATTGGATGACCAGTTATTATATGTGTAATGAAGGGGATGTAATGGCTGCTGCTTTACCTGCCGGATTGAAACTTGCCAGTGAAACCATTATCATATTAAAAGAAGATTTTACCGATGGTTCCGAAATTATCACTGCAAAAGAGGCAATTCTAATTGAAGTGCTTAAAAAACAAGGACGTTTATCTGTTGATGAAATTACAAAATTACTTGGACAAAAGACTGTGTTCCCGATAATCAGGTCTTTAATGGAAAAGGAATTGGTTTATATAGCCGAAGAAGTAATTGATAAATATAAGCCGCTCTTAAAGTCTTTCATCAGCTTAAGTCCTTTTTATCAAGATGATGAGGAGAACTTTAAGCAGCTTTTTACGGTACTTGAACGTGCTCCTAAGCAGCTGGATGCCTTGTTGGCCTACATAACCCTATCTAAACAGAATCAGGAAATCTCAAAGCAGCATTTGCTGGAATTTAGTAATTGTGGACAGGGTGCAATTAAGGCGCTACTAGATAAAGACGTATTTATACTACAGAAAAAAGCAGTAAGCAGGCTTAAAGATGAAAATGATGACCTTATTTTAAATTTTAAACTCAGTACTTCACAAGAAAGCGCCTTGCAAAAAATCAATGAAGAATTTATACAAAAGGATGTTGTATTGCTTCATGGGATTACTGCTTCTGGTAAAACACAGATTTATATTAAGCTGATTGAGAAAGCCATTGAAAATAGTGGACAGGTACTATTTTTATTGCCTGAAATAGCACTAACCACTCAAATTGTAGAGCGGATAAAACTATATTTTGGCGATGCAATTGGTATTTATCACTCAAAATTTAATGATTTAGAGCGGGTGGAAATCTGGAACAAAGTGATTAATGGTACTTACAAAGTAATTTTGGGTGCGCGCTCTGCCGTATTTTTACCTTTTGGGGACTTGAAATTAATTGTGGTTGATGAGGAACATGAATCTTCTTATAAACAACATGATCCTGCACCAAGGTATCAGGCCAGGGATACAGCTGTTTACCTTGCGCACCTCCACAAGGCAAAGATTATTCTTGGTTCTGCAACGCCATCTTTAGAAAGTTATTATAATGCTTTGCAAGGTAAGTATGGCCTGGTTACGCTAACGGAGAGGTTTGGTGGTGTGCAATTACCGGTACAGCAAGTGGTAAGTATTGCAGAAGAAACGAAGAGAAAGAAAATGGTTTCCTATTTTTCAAGTGTGTTGGTAGATGACATTTCTTCTGCCATGGAGCTTAAAGAGCAAGTAATTTTGTTTCAAAACAGGAGGGGATATGCCACCATCTTAATTTGTGCCACTTGTGGTTTTGCACCAAAATGTATCAATTGCGATGTTAGTTTAACTTTTCACAAAAGTAGCGGACAGCTCCACTGTCATTACTGTGGTTACCACCAGCCAAGCCTAAAGCTATGCCCGGCTTGCGGCTCTGTTCATATTGAACAAAAGGGGTTTGGAACGGAAAGAGTAGAAGAAGAACTTAGCCTGATTTTTCCGGAGGCGAGGATTGCTAGATTGGATGTAGACACCACGAGAACAAAAAATAGTCTCCAAAAGATCATCTCAGAATTTCAGGATAAGAAAACTGATATTTTAATAGGCACACAGATGGTAGCTAAGGGGCTGGACTTTGATAATGTGACACTGATTGGTGTAATTAACGCAGATACACTGCTTAATTTCCCTGATTTTAGAGCTTTTGAAAGGAGTTTTCAAT
Proteins encoded:
- the priA gene encoding primosomal protein N', producing the protein MQDSLDFNERETLFITVILPLSLSKNYMYRVPFHLNELIAVGKRVIVQFGKNKIYTALVKSIHTTAPEHYEAKYIIDVIDEHPVVNALQFEFWDWMTSYYMCNEGDVMAAALPAGLKLASETIIILKEDFTDGSEIITAKEAILIEVLKKQGRLSVDEITKLLGQKTVFPIIRSLMEKELVYIAEEVIDKYKPLLKSFISLSPFYQDDEENFKQLFTVLERAPKQLDALLAYITLSKQNQEISKQHLLEFSNCGQGAIKALLDKDVFILQKKAVSRLKDENDDLILNFKLSTSQESALQKINEEFIQKDVVLLHGITASGKTQIYIKLIEKAIENSGQVLFLLPEIALTTQIVERIKLYFGDAIGIYHSKFNDLERVEIWNKVINGTYKVILGARSAVFLPFGDLKLIVVDEEHESSYKQHDPAPRYQARDTAVYLAHLHKAKIILGSATPSLESYYNALQGKYGLVTLTERFGGVQLPVQQVVSIAEETKRKKMVSYFSSVLVDDISSAMELKEQVILFQNRRGYATILICATCGFAPKCINCDVSLTFHKSSGQLHCHYCGYHQPSLKLCPACGSVHIEQKGFGTERVEEELSLIFPEARIARLDVDTTRTKNSLQKIISEFQDKKTDILIGTQMVAKGLDFDNVTLIGVINADTLLNFPDFRAFERSFQLLAQVAGRAGRREKQGKVCIQAYADDHRIIRQVMDNNYVEMYYDEIEERKQFFYPPFTRLIFINIKHKDADALNLAALNFAGVLRTQLGGRILGPEQPLISRIRNYYIKQIIIKADRQTNIPKLKNFLKESITAFNAEKIAKGIILQIDVDPY